Proteins encoded in a region of the Populus nigra chromosome 3, ddPopNigr1.1, whole genome shotgun sequence genome:
- the LOC133690047 gene encoding NADH-cytochrome b5 reductase-like protein translates to MASTFFRRLSKATPVSFGGQPKSTFGAIAAVTGGISYLYYYNSPNLAHLEEVKVEGSPKVALNPDKWIEFKLQDTARVSHNTHLFRFSFDPAAKLGLDIASCIITRAPIGQDAEGKTKYVVRPYTPISDPDSKGYFDLLIKVYPEGKMSQHFATLKSGDVVEVKGPIEKLRYSPNMKKHIGMIAGGTGITPMLQVIEAILKNPDDNTQVSLLYANVSPDDILLKQKLDFLAASHPNLKIFYTVDNPSKNWKGGSGYISKDMVVKGLPGPSDDTLILVCGPPGMMKHISGDKAKDRSQGELTGLLKEAGYTEEMVYKF, encoded by the exons ATGGCTTCTACCTTCTTCAGGAGACTATCTAAGGCCACTCCAGTTTCATTCGGAGGTCAGCCCAAGTCCACTTTTGGAGCAATCGCTGCAGTTACCGGTGGAATCTCTTATTTGTACTACTACAACTCTCCAAATTTG GCTCATTTAGAAGAGGTGAAAGTAGAAGGCAGCCCAAAAGTTG CTCTCAATCCAGATAAATGGATTGAATTTAAGCTGCAAGACACTGCCAGAGTTAGCCATAATACTCATTTATTCAG GTTTTCCTTTGATCCTGCTGCAAAGTTGGGTTTAGATATTGCTTCATGCATTATTACAAG GGCTCCAATAGGACAAGATgctgaaggaaaaacaaaatatgttgTACGCCC GTATACTCCTATATCAGACCCCGATTCTAAgggatattttgatttattaatcaaG gtgtATCCTGAAGGAAAAATGAGTCAGCATTTCGCTACCTTAAAATCTGGAGATGTTGTTGAAGTGAAAGG gccCATTGAAAAGCTCAGATATTCTCCCAATATGAAGAAGCACATTGGCATG ATTGCAGGTGGCACAGGCATTACTCCAATGCTTCAAGTAATTGAGGCTATACTGAAGAATCCCGATGACAACACTCAG gTATCGTTGCTTTATGCCAATGTCTCCCCTGATGACATACTTCTTAAACAGAAGCTTGACTTTCTTGCTGCTAGCCATCCAAATTTAAAG ATATTCTATACCGTAGACAATCCATCGAAGAACTGGAAAGGAGGTTCAGGTTACATATCAAAAGATATGGTTGTTAAAGGCTTACCTGGTCCGAGTGATGATACACTTATCCTG GTGTGTGGACCCCCTGGGATGATGAAACATATATCTGGTGATAAGGCTAAAGATCGTTCACAGGGGGAG CTCACTGGCCTACTAAAGGAAGCTGGATACACAGAGGAAATGGTTTACAAATTTTAA
- the LOC133688760 gene encoding probable rhamnogalacturonate lyase B — MITKMKNVRCRGGCHLTSVVWLIIFCFFTAASAKTPVRKIPRTSDSSALGVQLNIKNRQRVVIDNGLVEVTFSSPDGDVTGIKYKGIDNVLEIGNDEDNRGYWDVVWNKPGDPIIFDKLVATDFRVIMEDENQVEVSFTKTWDLSMGNSTVPLNVDKRYIVRRGQSGLYLYTILERLEGWPDVDMDQIRVVFKLQKDKFHYMALSDSRKRTMPMPEDRVSGQPLAYPEAVLLTKPINPELRGEVDDKYQYSCEDKDNKVHGWIAEDPPVGFWMITPSNEFRVGGPNKQDLTSHVGPVVLNMFTSTHYAGKDLNTEYRNGEPWKKVLGPVLVYLNSISPKEDSSILWEDAKEQMSIEVNRWPYDFPQSEDFPSSDQRGAVTGQLLVRDRYVNERLLYASSAYVGLAAPGDVGSWQTESKGYQFWIRADRRGHFLIKNVRAGNYSLYAWVPGVIGDYKYDANITINPGSRIRFGHLIYEPSRNGPTLWDIGIPDRTAAEFYVPDGYPTLMNKLYTSDPAEKFRQYGLWNRYSDLYPNDDLVYTIGISNVKDWFFAHVTRDAGNKTYDPTTWQIIFELQNVNRNENYTLRLALASATASEIQVRFNNPSSDRPLFTTGAVGKDNAIARHGIHGLYWLYGIDVPGSQLVEGKNTIYLTQARSDGPFHGVMYDYIRLEGPRGT; from the exons ATGATCACAAAAATGAAGAATGTGCGTTGTCGTGGCGGGTGTCATCTGACCTCGGTCGTCTGGCTCATCATCTTCTGCTTCTTCACAGCTGCTTCCGCGAAGACCCCAGTCAG AAAAATTCCAAGGACCAGCGACAGCTCGGCTCTTGGGGTTCAGCTAAATATAAAGAATCGTCAACGG GTGGTGATTGATAATGGACTCGTCGAAGTCACATTCTCCAGTCCAGATGGTGATGTTACCGGAATCAAATACAAAGGAATCGACAACGTGCTTGAAATCGGCAACGATGAAGATAATCGAGG ATACTGGGACGTCGTCTGGAACAAGCCAGGAGATCCCATCATCTTCGACAA GTTAGTAGCAACAGATTTTAGAGTGATAATGGAAGATGAAAACCAAGTGGAGGTATCCTTCACCAAAACATGGGATCTTTCAATGGGAAACTCCACAGTTCCTTTAAATGTAGACAAAAG ATATATAGTAAGGCGTGGTCAGTCGGGGCTCTACTTGTACACCATATTGGAACGCTTGGAAGGATGGCCCGATGTTGACATGGATCAAATTAGAGTCGTTTTCAAGCTCCAAAAAGACaa GTTTCACTACATGGCATTATCGGACTCCAGGAAAAGGACCATGCCAATGCCTGAAGACCGCGTAAGTGGCCAGCCTCTGGCTTATCCCGAAGCTGTTCTTCTGACCAAACCGATAAACCCAGAACTTAGAGGAGAG GTGGATGACAAGTACCAGTACTCATGCGAGGACAAAGATAACAAGGTGCACGGGTGGATTGCAGAGGACCCCCCTGTGGGATTTTGGATGATCACACCCAGTAATGAATTCCGCGTTGGTGGACCCAACAAGCAGGATCTTACTTCCCATGTGGGCCCCGTTGTTCTCAAT ATGTTCACGAGCACACATTATGCTGGGAAGGACTTGAATACAGAATACAGAAATGGAGAGCCATGGAAAAAGGTCCTTGGCCCGGTACTCGTCTATCTTAATTCTATTTCACCGAAAGAAGATTCCTCGATACTTTGGGAGGATGCTAAGGAACAG atGTCAATAGAAGTCAACCGGTGGCCATACGATTTTCCTCAATCAGAAGATTTCCCTTCTTCAGATCAGCGCGGTGCTGTCACTGGCCAATTACTAGTTCGTGACCG ATACGTCAATGAGAGGTTACTGTATGCCTCCTCTGCTTATGTGGGTTTGGCCGCGCCAGGAGATGTGGGCTCATGGCAAACAGAATCCAAG GGTTATCAATTCTGGATTCGAGCTGACAGACGTGGgcattttttgattaaaaatgtcAGAGCTGGGAACTATAGTCTGTATGCATGGGTTCCTGGTGTCATTGGGGATTACAAGTATGATGCTAATATAACAATTAATCCAG GATCTAGGATCAGATTTGGTCACCTTATATACGAGCCTTCAAGAAATGGTCCTACTCTGTGGGATATAGGCATTCCTGACCGCACAGCTGCAGAGTTCTACGTACCAGACGGATACCCAACACTGATGAATAAATTGTACACCAGTGATCCAGCAGAAAA GTTTAGGCAATATGGATTGTGGAACCGATACTCCGATTTATATCCCAACGATGATCTCGTTTATACCATTGGTATTAGTAATGTTAAAGACTGGTTCTTTGCCCATGTTACCAG AGATGCAGGAAATAAGACGTACGATCCAACAACATGGCAGATTATCTTTGAACTCCAAAACGTAAACCGAAATGAAAACTACACTCTCCGATTGGCCTTGGCTTCAGCTACTGCATCCGAAATACAG GTTCGGTTCAACAATCCAAGTAGCGATCGGCCACTATTCACAACAGGAGCCGTAGGAAAGGATAATGCGATTGCAAGACATGGGATTCATGGGTTGTACTGGTTGTATGGCATTGATGTCCCAGGCTCTCAGCTTGTCGAgggaaaaaatacaatttacctCACTCAGGCTAGAAGTGATGGCCCCTTCCATGGTGTCATGTATGATTACATTCGTTTAGAAGGACCAAGAGGAACTTGA